The DNA region tatcATCATAGTCTATTatgaaacaagtttcaaaaacaatattttttcagcacgagtcgtacattaacCTAACGGGGTTTACTGAGTTGTATAAATACgaggagtgctgaaaaaataaaatttgcagcgTATTCCATTTAACAATTTTTGCAGTTCTGAAAAATAccctttgaatgaaattttaattcaaatgtccTTGTAttggggtctcgtggcgcaggggtagcggcttcggctgccgatcccgatgatgctatgagacgcgggttcgattcccgccttatccactgagcttctatcggatggtgaagtaaaacgtcggtcccggtttctcctgtctcgtcagaggcgctggagcagaaatcccacgttagaggaaggccatgccccggggggcgtagtgccaatagtttcgtttttcgtccTTGTATTTAGCCAACCGTTTAaagcaaaataatgttgaaaaatattacttttcaaaacaagtgctgaaaagttccacTTTTTTGCATCCAGTTTTGTTGAAGAATTACAGGAAAAGAAAGTTTCACGACGGATTGGCAAAAAACTACTAATATGgaattatggaaaaaataatgtttttttttttaaagctcaacATTCAACGATGTGATTATGCTTAATTTAGAGATCATTCTCAATTTCATCTTATCCTATGGAACCCAAGACAAAGTTCTCAAATGACCCAGCATTTCAAAGGTAATTAAAACAAGTTCACATTTCCCATTTGATAGCTCTCCAGCTTGTTTGCTCGATAAACCAAGTGTTATGGGTTCTCAGAACATTCTGGAAAGCAAATAAATCTAAAACAGTGATAAAATTACGTCATTTTGGCCCTGACCTTCTATTAAAACCAAGTTTCTTCGTACCAGCACTAGCAGTTATTTGGATACTCTGGATCGGTGAAGTAATTGCGAAGCTTCATATGTGAACATGGAGTTGTCAAATGTGGTAGTGCTTTTGATTCTGGGATTCGCAGGAATTTCCTGCATGAAGCGTGAGTTGAAGTAtcaagtgaaaaaaatacaagttaTGAATTCAAAGCTTATTCCAGCAACCCTAATCAACGAATGCAAGAAAGGAATCCCAAACGCTGAACGATGCGTTCTGGCTGTTGCGGAAAGGATGCGCCCTAAGATCGCAAAGGGGGAGTTTCCGGAAGGTTTCACCGTTCCACGCCTGGACCCGGCCTTCATCGAGCGGCTGGAGGTTACGGGAGATTCGAACTTTAGTGCAGTGTTTGAGAATGTGACGGTTAGCGGGTTGAAAGCGTTCCACGTGGATAAACTGACGTGAGGGttatgttttgtttaaaataggGAAGATTATTTTAACgtacaattttattttagtgTTCACACATCAGACCACCAAATAAGTCTTGTAACTAAGTTGGATTCTATTCACCTTAAGGGCAAATACACCATGAAGTCAAACTTGAAGATGCTTCCCCCAGTTGATGGCGCTGGTGATGCGACTTTGGAGTTGAGTAAGTTcatcaattttaatgaaatttcacaCTTTACCAAACACCACAAATTTCAGCCAACGTCAAAGTGCTCGTGCGCTTGCACTACTTCCTCATCGGTAAGAAGGGTGCCAAAACGGTCCGTTTTCTGCCGACCGAGTTCAAAGTGATGTTCGACGGCGATGCCAACTTTGCCCTCACGAATGCGCTGCGCGGCAAGCCCGACCAGGTGACCAACGAGGCCATCAATAAGATGCCGCACGAGATTCTGAACAAAACCAAACCCGCCGTCCAGAGGCACCTGTCCGAGACGTTCACCACGATCGTGAACCACCTGATGGAGGATGCCGAACGGGAGCGGAAGTAGGTGAGGTAGGTTAGGTTAGGtagttttttaaatgtctttgtattcaacaaaataaatgcaaaatttcataaaatttatttatgtaaCTAATGATGGCAGTTAGTTTAACATCTCAATGCAATCACAGTCACAAATAGGCTCCCATTCATCACCCTTCTAATTAACATCCAAAACCGTTGACGAATGCCGACCTGCTGGCGCATGATCAACTTCAACAGCAGGCCTCCCAGAAAGTGCGCGCAACTCCACGTCCGCGCGACCGCAActgaaatatgattttaattgCGTTGCGATTGCACTCCCACTTGACATTTATCATGCTCACGTGTGCGAGTGTGAGGAATCACATAACTTCCAGCGACGGTGCGATCACGATATGATCCGAAGACCACCCCATCTTTAAAGATGgccaaaaaaacaagaaataccAGTTACCTCTCCTTTAAGTGAGTAAACACTTGCCAATCCTGCGGCGCAACTTTGAACAAAAATCCATCAAGGACTCTTGAAGATTACGCAACTGTGCGAGCGCCATTTCTGTCAAAAAAGAACAGCTCTTCCCATCGTCATAACCCAAAGAAAGCCCCCACACACAGTCCAAGTGTCAACTGCCAATAAACCATCCGAAAAAGCCATCTCTCTCGTCTTGCAACCGTAAGACAAGAAGTGCAAGACAAATATAATGCCTTTTTAATGCTTCCAACAATCTTGATCTTTTAACCGTGCGGGGGAACATTACGGGTTCATACGTGAATTAAGCCATTCGAGGCAAAGTGTGGAGGTACTCAAACGATCACGATATGCTACGCATATCCCAAGTCGCATCGTTGAAGTCTTTAGCCAGCGATGACCATCACGTGATAAGCTAACCTCTACCCCCGTGGTCAAGATCTGCGGCTGGAAGGATCATCATCATACGCCGGTGACCTCGCACTACGAGACGCGATGGAATGACGAATTGATGAGTCGAGTGTGATTTGGATGTTGAGTGAAGTACGAGCGAAATGTCAGCTtccttttttttcgcatgtgaaTGAGAAGGCCATAAATGGTACAGTCTGTCATTATGATGCAAGATGGGCAAGCTTGGAGACGAATTATCAAGGAACTGATGAATCGTTTTGGCGCTTTTGGCTATGATTGACTTCATTTCACGGTGGATTTGCTGTTTACTGGTTGTCAACATAATTTTTGAGGTCTGTCTGAGTGGCCGTGACATTTATGGATTGttagtttcaaaaaatgtcGCTTGATTTGCAACTCTGGGTAAAAATGAGCTTTGTTATAATTGCCCCatggttaattaaaaaatcggaaaagttagagttgaaaatttcagaaaaataaaaaaacagctcTACATATCcgacaaatattttacaattgcATATCTcggggtttaaaaaaaactctctggTATCTGGTCTTGTAAAAGGCAATACTTCTTAATAGCTGAGTCGGGactgtggtgtaggggtaagcgtgattgcctctcacccagtcggcgtgggttcgatcccagaaggtcccggtggcaaattctgagacgagatttgtctgatcacgccttccgtcggatggggaagtaaatgttggccccggtctaaactaaaaggttaggtcgatagctcagtccaggtgtaggagtcgtctccctgggtcctgcctcggtggagtcgctggtaggcagttggactcacaatccaaaggtcgtcagttcgaatcccggggtggatggaagctaaggtgtaaaaagaggtttgcaattgcctcaacaatcaagccttcggacatcaagtttcgagtaggaatcccgtaatcgggaacgccaaggcaatgctgtagagcgaataatttgattttttttttcttaatagctGTAGAAGAAAAGCTAGGAAATCTAAATACAAGCGTCTATAGAGTGGAACGGGAATCTTCCCGTTCAAATATCGTCATggttcgaaatccggacacttagtagcatatcatgtttgttatagctggcaaaaaatcatgtaataagttggaaagtAGAAACATCAACAGGATGTGATGTAACcaatcagttttaagagaatgcatgcaaaatatgtattttctttaaatttgaatttgtctttgaattttaaatttaaaatgtcttGTTGTGCTTCAAATCCCGGGCACTgataaagctgattcgaaatccggacacttttgcttcgaattccggacactcgattttgcttatgaatcgcacaaatatggactgaaattttagtgaatggcattcttaaggtctcaaataagctgttaacatcaaaacaatcgatattttatctaaaaaaattttagaatataaggaaatcgaaaccataaatttctgctttgccttcctggTGATTCGGACACCAGtgaaatgtttttcatttttggtaaacagttaaacctcgcatatgcaactcatatgggggtttcttatgcgaaacacgcatatgcgaggtacagagcttatgggattttggctatacagtatgtaaaaaaagtatttacaccccttgggcactatgcacattttgtgatgaaacatgtaaaaaaattaaagtttgacaggaacctagtactacattttgttcagaaactcatgccaaacattttgctacaataagctcatgaaaagatgatttctataaaaagttatataacaaatactattacgaaaataaaaaaggtgcaaaaaaagtttttacaccTTTCGAAAGATTAACATaagtaaagttatttgttgacaaatcaccataaatccagtctcccaactccaaataggcatcctcgactgattaaaaaaataatttggattaaat from Culex quinquefasciatus strain JHB chromosome 3, VPISU_Cqui_1.0_pri_paternal, whole genome shotgun sequence includes:
- the LOC6031298 gene encoding uncharacterized protein LOC6031298; protein product: MELSNVVVLLILGFAGISCMKPTLINECKKGIPNAERCVLAVAERMRPKIAKGEFPEGFTVPRLDPAFIERLEVTGDSNFSAVFENVTVSGLKAFHVDKLTVHTSDHQISLVTKLDSIHLKGKYTMKSNLKMLPPVDGAGDATLELTNVKVLVRLHYFLIGKKGAKTVRFLPTEFKVMFDGDANFALTNALRGKPDQVTNEAINKMPHEILNKTKPAVQRHLSETFTTIVNHLMEDAERERK